From one Streptomyces sp. Q6 genomic stretch:
- a CDS encoding phosphatidate cytidylyltransferase, translating into MNDSSWGAPTGPGHWGPADQGPAYGQGPAQGQDPAYGQGPAYGQAPSYGQGPAYGQGPSYDQGRAPAGPAYERHAVEETRPMPIVPDMPDVPAGGGDADQDGDQGAARLSGPLFRDETPARAPQTPQEPMPTAAPQPPSQPQAEPAPKQKKSAGRDLGAAIGVGVGLGAVIIASLFIVKAVFIGVIAVAVVVGLWELTSRLEERKGIKAPLVPLAVGGAAMVVAGYVRGAEGAWVAMALTALAVLVWRMTEPPEGYLKDVTAGVFAAFYVPFLATFVALMLTADDGAWRVLTFLILTVVSDTGAYAIGWRFGKHKLAPRISPGKTREGLFGAVSFAMVAGVLCMQFLIDDGTWWQGLIIGACVAASATLGDLGESMIKRDLGIKDMGTLLPGHGGIMDRLDSLLPTAPVVWLLLVLFVGAG; encoded by the coding sequence GTGAACGACTCTTCCTGGGGGGCGCCGACCGGGCCCGGACACTGGGGGCCCGCCGACCAAGGGCCCGCATACGGTCAGGGGCCCGCTCAAGGCCAGGACCCGGCCTACGGGCAGGGTCCGGCCTACGGTCAGGCGCCTTCGTACGGTCAGGGACCCGCCTACGGGCAAGGGCCCTCGTACGACCAGGGGCGCGCCCCGGCGGGTCCCGCGTACGAACGGCACGCGGTTGAGGAGACTCGGCCCATGCCCATCGTGCCCGATATGCCCGACGTGCCCGCCGGTGGCGGTGACGCAGACCAGGATGGCGACCAGGGGGCCGCTCGGCTGAGCGGCCCCTTGTTCCGCGACGAGACGCCCGCACGGGCGCCGCAGACTCCGCAGGAGCCCATGCCCACCGCAGCACCGCAGCCGCCGTCGCAGCCTCAGGCGGAGCCGGCTCCGAAGCAGAAGAAGAGCGCGGGCCGGGACCTGGGGGCGGCCATAGGGGTCGGTGTCGGGCTCGGTGCGGTGATCATCGCGTCGCTCTTCATCGTCAAGGCCGTGTTCATCGGCGTGATAGCTGTCGCCGTCGTGGTGGGTCTGTGGGAGCTGACTTCGCGGCTCGAGGAGCGCAAGGGCATCAAGGCGCCGCTCGTGCCGCTGGCCGTGGGTGGCGCCGCGATGGTCGTCGCCGGATACGTCCGGGGCGCCGAGGGTGCCTGGGTGGCGATGGCGCTGACCGCGCTCGCCGTCCTGGTGTGGCGCATGACGGAACCGCCCGAGGGTTACCTCAAGGACGTCACGGCGGGTGTCTTCGCGGCCTTCTACGTCCCGTTCCTCGCGACGTTCGTGGCGTTGATGCTCACGGCGGACGACGGTGCCTGGCGCGTCCTGACGTTCCTGATCCTGACCGTGGTCAGCGACACCGGGGCGTACGCCATCGGCTGGCGCTTCGGCAAGCACAAGCTGGCGCCGCGCATCAGCCCCGGAAAGACCCGCGAGGGACTGTTCGGCGCGGTGTCGTTCGCGATGGTGGCGGGCGTGCTGTGCATGCAGTTCCTGATCGATGACGGGACCTGGTGGCAGGGCCTGATCATCGGCGCCTGCGTCGCCGCGAGCGCGACCCTCGGCGACCTCGGTGAGTCCATGATCAAGCGGGACCTCGGCATCAAGGACATGGGCACGCTGCTGCCGGGTCACGGCGGCATCATGGACCGCCTCGACTCGCTGCTGCCGACGGCGCCGGTGGTGTGGTTGCTGCTGGTGTTGTTCGTCGGGGCCGGCTGA
- a CDS encoding M23 family metallopeptidase: MRKLLCVTLTLLFFYVTAVHPASAGEARLWPTGDRPAVVRPWAPPTTPYGPGHRGVDLAAPIGAPVRTVADGRVSFAGEVAGRGVVTVELSGTGEPPLRTSYEPVAATVARGDEVGAGDVLGVVELPTGHCPPAAPSCLHWGLRRADTYLDPLSLLDPSLLRSGPARLLPVWGLPL, from the coding sequence ATGCGAAAACTACTCTGCGTGACGCTGACCCTGCTCTTCTTCTACGTCACTGCCGTTCATCCCGCGTCCGCCGGCGAAGCCCGGCTCTGGCCGACCGGCGACCGCCCGGCGGTGGTGCGCCCCTGGGCGCCACCGACCACGCCCTACGGCCCCGGCCACCGAGGCGTCGACCTCGCGGCCCCGATCGGCGCCCCGGTCCGCACGGTGGCGGACGGCCGCGTCTCCTTCGCGGGGGAGGTGGCGGGCAGGGGCGTGGTGACGGTGGAGCTGTCCGGCACCGGTGAGCCACCCCTGCGCACGTCCTACGAACCGGTGGCGGCGACGGTGGCCCGGGGAGACGAGGTCGGCGCCGGCGACGTCCTGGGCGTGGTGGAGTTGCCGACGGGCCACTGCCCACCCGCGGCCCCGTCCTGCCTGCACTGGGGCCTGCGCCGCGCGGACACCTACCTGGACCCGCTGTCCTTGCTGGACCCGTCCCTGCTCAGGTCGGGCCCGGCCCGACTGCTCCCGGTCTGGGGGCTGCCCCTGTGA
- the frr gene encoding ribosome recycling factor, translating to MIEETLLEAEEKMEKAVVVAKEDFAAIRTGRAHPAMFNKIVADYYGALTPINQLASFSVPEPRMAVVTPFDKSALRNIEQAIRDSDLGVNPSNDGNIIRVTFPELTEERRRDYIKVAKSKAEDSKVSIRSVRRKAKEAIDKAIKDGDIGEDEGRRGEKELDDTTSKYVAQVDELLKHKEAELLEV from the coding sequence GTGATCGAAGAGACCCTCCTCGAGGCCGAGGAAAAGATGGAGAAGGCCGTCGTGGTCGCCAAGGAGGACTTCGCCGCGATTCGCACCGGTCGTGCGCACCCGGCGATGTTCAACAAGATCGTGGCCGACTACTACGGCGCACTGACGCCGATCAACCAGCTGGCCTCGTTCTCGGTGCCCGAGCCGCGGATGGCCGTGGTGACCCCGTTCGACAAGAGCGCGCTGCGCAACATCGAGCAGGCGATCCGGGACTCCGACCTGGGCGTCAACCCGAGCAACGACGGCAACATCATTCGTGTGACGTTCCCCGAGCTCACGGAGGAGCGCCGCCGCGACTACATCAAGGTCGCCAAGAGCAAGGCGGAGGACAGCAAGGTGTCCATCCGTTCCGTCCGTCGCAAGGCCAAGGAAGCCATCGACAAGGCGATCAAGGACGGCGACATCGGCGAGGACGAGGGTCGTCGCGGCGAGAAGGAACTGGACGACACCACCTCCAAGTACGTGGCCCAGGTGGACGAGCTGCTCAAGCACAAGGAAGCCGAGCTGCTCGAAGTCTGA
- the whiG gene encoding RNA polymerase sigma factor WhiG has translation MPQHTSGSDRAPVPPAARGSSVRPPAPSSVEELWRSYKATGDERLREQLILHYSPLVKYVAGRVSVGLPPNVEQADFVSSGVFGLIDAIEKFDIEREIKFETYAITRIRGAMIDELRALDWIPRSVRQKARNVERAYATLEAKLRRTPSESEVAAEMGVALEELHAVFSQLSLANVVALEELLHVGGEGGDRPSLMDTLEDHAADNPVEVAEDRELRRFLARAINTLPDREKTVVTLYYYEGLTLAEIGNVLGVTESRVSQIHTKSVLQLRAKLASFGR, from the coding sequence ATGCCACAGCACACCTCCGGGTCCGACCGGGCGCCGGTACCCCCCGCCGCCCGCGGCTCCAGCGTGCGGCCTCCGGCTCCCTCCTCCGTCGAGGAGCTGTGGAGGTCGTACAAGGCGACGGGCGACGAGCGACTTCGCGAGCAGCTGATCCTGCACTACTCGCCACTGGTGAAGTACGTCGCGGGGCGGGTCAGTGTGGGGCTGCCGCCCAACGTCGAGCAGGCGGACTTCGTCTCGTCCGGGGTCTTCGGGCTGATCGACGCCATCGAGAAGTTCGACATCGAGCGCGAGATCAAGTTCGAGACGTACGCGATCACCCGGATCCGTGGCGCGATGATCGACGAACTGCGGGCCCTGGACTGGATTCCCCGTTCCGTACGGCAGAAGGCGCGCAACGTCGAGCGCGCCTACGCCACCCTCGAGGCCAAGCTGCGGCGCACCCCGTCGGAGAGCGAGGTGGCGGCCGAGATGGGGGTGGCGCTGGAGGAACTGCACGCTGTTTTCAGTCAGTTGTCGCTGGCGAACGTGGTGGCGCTGGAGGAGTTGCTGCACGTCGGCGGTGAGGGCGGTGACCGGCCGAGCCTGATGGACACGCTGGAGGACCACGCCGCGGACAACCCGGTGGAGGTCGCCGAGGACCGCGAGCTGCGGCGGTTCCTGGCGCGGGCGATCAACACCCTGCCGGACCGCGAGAAGACCGTGGTCACGCTCTACTACTACGAGGGACTCACGCTCGCCGAGATCGGGAACGTGCTGGGGGTCACCGAGAGCCGGGTCAGTCAGATCCACACGAAGTCGGTCTTGCAGCTGCGGGCGAAGCTGGCCAGTTTCGGGCGGTGA
- the rpsB gene encoding 30S ribosomal protein S2, whose translation MAVVTMRELLESGVHFGHQTRRWNPKMKRFIFTERNGIYIIDLLQSLSYIDRAYEFVKETVAHGGTVMFVGTKKQAQEAIAEQATRVGMPYVNQRWLGGMLTNFSTVYKRLQRLKELEQIDFEDVAASGLTKKELLVLSREKAKLEKTLGGIREMSKVPSAVWIVDTKKEHIAVGEARKLNIPVVAILDTNCDPDEVDYKIPGNDDAIRSVTLLTRVIADAVAEGLIARSGVATGDQKPGEKAAGEPLAEWERDLLEGEKKADEKPAEAAPAAAEAPAADAEAPAAEAPAAEAPAADAEQA comes from the coding sequence ATGGCCGTCGTCACGATGCGGGAGCTGCTGGAGAGCGGCGTCCACTTCGGTCACCAGACCCGTCGTTGGAACCCGAAGATGAAGCGCTTCATCTTCACGGAGCGCAACGGCATCTACATCATCGACCTGCTCCAGTCGCTGTCGTACATCGACCGCGCCTACGAGTTCGTCAAGGAGACCGTCGCCCACGGCGGCACGGTCATGTTCGTCGGCACGAAGAAGCAGGCGCAGGAAGCGATCGCCGAGCAGGCGACCCGCGTCGGCATGCCCTACGTGAACCAGCGCTGGCTGGGCGGCATGCTCACCAACTTCTCGACCGTCTACAAGCGTCTGCAGCGCCTCAAGGAGCTCGAGCAGATCGACTTCGAGGACGTCGCCGCGTCCGGTCTCACCAAGAAGGAGCTTCTCGTGCTCTCGCGCGAGAAGGCCAAGCTGGAGAAGACCCTCGGCGGTATCCGCGAGATGTCCAAGGTTCCCAGCGCTGTCTGGATCGTGGACACCAAGAAGGAGCACATCGCTGTCGGCGAGGCCCGGAAGCTCAACATTCCGGTCGTCGCGATCCTCGACACGAACTGTGACCCCGACGAGGTCGACTACAAGATCCCGGGCAACGACGACGCGATCCGCTCCGTCACCCTGCTCACCCGCGTGATCGCCGACGCCGTCGCCGAGGGCCTCATCGCCCGTTCCGGCGTCGCCACCGGCGACCAGAAGCCGGGCGAGAAGGCCGCCGGCGAGCCGCTCGCCGAGTGGGAGCGCGACCTGCTCGAGGGTGAGAAGAAGGCCGACGAGAAGCCCGCCGAGGCCGCCCCGGCCGCCGCCGAGGCCCCCGCCGCCGACGCCGAGGCCCCCGCTGCCGAGGCGCCCGCCGCCGAGGCTCCGGCCGCCGACGCCGAGCAGGCCTGA
- a CDS encoding helix-turn-helix domain-containing protein: protein MAEHRSMQRGALLDAARSLLSEGGTEALTFPALAERTGLARSSVYEYFKSRAAVVEELCAVDFPVWAAEVEAGMARAATPEGKVEAYVREQLALVGDRRHRAVVAISASELDAGAREKIRAAHGGLVAMIVEALGDMGHEQPRLAAMLLQGVVDAAVRRIELGAAEDPGVIVDAAVGMALRGVRG from the coding sequence GTGGCCGAGCACCGGTCGATGCAGCGCGGCGCCCTTCTGGACGCGGCGCGTTCCCTGCTGTCCGAGGGCGGGACGGAGGCGCTGACCTTCCCCGCGCTGGCGGAGCGGACGGGGCTCGCGCGGTCGTCCGTGTACGAGTACTTCAAGTCCCGGGCGGCCGTCGTCGAGGAGCTGTGCGCGGTCGACTTTCCGGTGTGGGCCGCGGAGGTCGAGGCCGGGATGGCCCGCGCCGCGACGCCCGAGGGCAAGGTCGAGGCCTATGTGCGGGAGCAGCTGGCGCTGGTGGGGGACCGCCGGCACCGGGCCGTCGTCGCCATCTCGGCCAGCGAGCTGGACGCCGGGGCGCGGGAGAAGATCCGGGCCGCGCACGGTGGGCTCGTCGCGATGATCGTGGAGGCGCTGGGGGACATGGGGCACGAGCAGCCCCGGCTCGCGGCGATGTTGTTGCAGGGTGTGGTGGACGCGGCGGTGCGGCGGATCGAGCTGGGGGCCGCGGAGGATCCCGGAGTGATCGTGGACGCGGCGGTGGGGATGGCGCTGCGGGGCGTTCGGGGCTGA
- the dprA gene encoding DNA-processing protein DprA produces MTGAGGVPEQVRLARARLTRIVEPGWEPAGRWLREFGAVETARRIDAAAEGDDEPLPGVRAERWAGLVGRAREAPPPERDLTRAEGCGVRFVCPGDAEWPGQLDDLGDVRPLGLWVRGGPSLRMWALRSVAVVGARACTDYGVRMGASLGAGLAERGWVVVSGGAYGVDAAAHRGALGATGATVAVLACGVDRAYPRGHAQLIDRVAEQGLVVGELPPGDHPTPSRFILRNRVIAALTRGTVVVEAAYRSGALGTARWAQRLGRHAMGIPGPVTSSVSAGVHELLRKEGVLVTDAAEVVELVGEMGELAPERRGPVLSRDLLAPDAARVLAALPARGTRTVGELARGAGATEDEAIGRLYELRSLGFVERHGDGWQLTRQEFGSVFPEGGVP; encoded by the coding sequence CGGCTGACGCGGATCGTCGAGCCGGGGTGGGAGCCGGCCGGGCGGTGGCTGCGGGAGTTCGGGGCGGTGGAGACGGCGCGACGGATCGACGCCGCCGCCGAGGGGGACGACGAGCCGCTGCCCGGGGTACGGGCCGAGCGCTGGGCGGGGCTCGTCGGGCGGGCCCGTGAAGCGCCGCCGCCCGAGCGGGATCTGACGCGGGCCGAGGGGTGCGGGGTGCGGTTCGTGTGCCCGGGGGACGCCGAGTGGCCGGGGCAGTTGGACGACCTGGGGGACGTGCGGCCCCTCGGGCTGTGGGTGCGGGGCGGGCCCAGCCTGCGCATGTGGGCCCTGCGCTCCGTCGCGGTGGTCGGCGCGCGGGCCTGCACGGACTACGGGGTGCGCATGGGCGCGAGCCTCGGCGCCGGGCTCGCCGAGCGCGGCTGGGTCGTCGTCTCGGGCGGGGCGTACGGGGTCGACGCGGCAGCCCACCGAGGGGCGCTCGGGGCGACCGGTGCCACGGTGGCGGTCCTCGCCTGCGGGGTCGACCGCGCCTATCCCCGCGGGCACGCCCAGTTGATCGACAGGGTCGCGGAACAGGGGCTCGTGGTGGGGGAGTTGCCACCGGGTGATCATCCGACGCCCAGCCGCTTCATCCTCAGGAACCGGGTGATCGCCGCCCTCACGCGCGGCACCGTCGTGGTCGAGGCGGCGTACCGGAGCGGGGCGCTGGGCACGGCTCGCTGGGCGCAGCGGCTCGGCAGGCATGCGATGGGCATTCCGGGGCCGGTGACCAGCAGCGTCTCCGCCGGGGTGCATGAACTGCTGCGCAAGGAGGGCGTGCTGGTGACCGACGCGGCGGAAGTCGTCGAGCTGGTCGGGGAGATGGGGGAGCTGGCGCCGGAGCGGCGCGGGCCCGTGCTCTCCCGTGACCTTCTGGCGCCGGACGCTGCGCGGGTGCTCGCGGCGCTGCCGGCGCGCGGCACACGCACCGTGGGGGAACTCGCGCGGGGCGCCGGGGCGACCGAGGACGAGGCGATCGGGAGGTTGTACGAACTGCGCTCGTTGGGGTTCGTCGAACGACACGGCGATGGCTGGCAGTTGACACGCCAGGAGTTCGGTTCGGTCTTTCCGGAAGGGGGTGTTCCCTGA
- the pyrH gene encoding UMP kinase → MTSTQADKSDNSDDGKGAGRFMLKLSGEAFAGGGGLGVDPDVVHAIAREIAAVVRGGAQIAVVIGGGNFFRGAELQQRGMDRARSDYMGMLGTVMNCLALQDFLEKEGIDSRVQTAITMGQVAEPYIPLRAVRHLEKGRVVIFGAGMGMPYFSTDTTAAQRALEIDAEALLMGKNGVDGVYDSDPKTNPEAVKFDALSYGEVITRDLKVADMTAITLCRDNDLPILVFELLTTGNIARAVKGEKIGTLVGEQGTRA, encoded by the coding sequence ATGACCAGCACCCAGGCCGACAAGAGCGACAACAGCGACGACGGCAAAGGCGCGGGGCGCTTCATGCTGAAGCTCTCCGGCGAGGCTTTCGCCGGGGGCGGGGGTCTCGGAGTCGACCCCGACGTGGTGCACGCCATCGCCCGTGAGATCGCGGCTGTCGTCCGCGGCGGCGCGCAGATCGCCGTCGTCATCGGCGGCGGCAACTTCTTCCGCGGCGCCGAGCTCCAGCAGCGCGGCATGGACCGGGCCCGCTCCGACTACATGGGCATGCTCGGCACCGTGATGAACTGCCTCGCGCTCCAGGACTTCCTGGAGAAGGAGGGCATCGACAGCCGCGTGCAGACCGCCATCACGATGGGCCAGGTCGCCGAGCCCTACATCCCGCTGCGCGCCGTGCGCCACCTGGAGAAGGGCCGCGTCGTCATCTTCGGCGCCGGTATGGGCATGCCGTACTTCTCCACCGACACGACCGCCGCGCAGCGCGCCCTGGAGATCGACGCCGAGGCGCTGCTCATGGGCAAGAACGGTGTCGACGGCGTCTACGACTCGGACCCGAAGACCAACCCTGAGGCCGTGAAGTTCGACGCCCTCAGCTACGGCGAGGTCATCACCCGTGACCTCAAGGTCGCCGACATGACCGCGATCACCCTGTGCCGCGACAACGACCTCCCGATTCTCGTCTTCGAGCTCCTCACGACGGGCAATATCGCGCGTGCCGTCAAGGGTGAGAAGATCGGGACGCTCGTGGGCGAGCAGGGCACCCGCGCCTGA
- a CDS encoding cyclic-phosphate processing receiver domain-containing protein, translating into MTEDPPTRAPVILGIDDLRPLPWTTRIARSSGEGIKLLQEHRDSFIDELWLDHDLGGDDSILPVVTLMEEAAFNERPFRIGTVFVHSANPIGSETVVRSLTHWGYSVRRATAQEARR; encoded by the coding sequence GTGACAGAAGACCCGCCGACGCGAGCGCCCGTCATCCTCGGCATAGACGACCTCCGACCGCTGCCCTGGACCACACGAATCGCGCGCAGCAGCGGGGAAGGAATCAAGCTCCTGCAAGAGCATCGCGACAGCTTCATCGACGAACTCTGGCTCGACCACGACCTCGGCGGCGACGACAGCATCCTGCCCGTGGTGACCCTTATGGAAGAAGCCGCGTTCAACGAGCGGCCCTTCCGGATCGGCACAGTCTTCGTGCACAGCGCCAACCCCATCGGCTCCGAGACCGTAGTCCGGTCGCTCACGCACTGGGGCTACTCGGTTCGGCGGGCGACGGCCCAGGAGGCCCGCCGCTGA
- a CDS encoding site-specific integrase — MAGHIQDRWFKVEPGPDGKPVKVKSDRYGVGLRYRARYIGPDGSEKSKSFPDRQKRLAEQWLIDIASDMSRGNYVDPRAARITFKKYAEKWLTAHTADVSSQIVTEQRLRLHAFPVIGTRPLDSFRPEHIRQLTSALEANPAVSGAYARNIYGDVRAVLSAAVDDGLLSRNPCSAKSVRPPTAERRRVVPWLPTQVQAVRAALPQRYRTMVDTGAGCGLRQGEIVGLAEEAIDFEGGTLRVVRQVKLIRGKAVFAPPKCGKERDVPLPSYVAEALRIHMDTFKPVEITLPWRKPDGPKVTARLLFTNSAGGIVWRSNFNVQDWKPALALAGLIPHAGPDGKYESAREHGMHALRHFYASVLLDAGESIKAVSQYLGHTDPALTLRVYAHLMPSSQERTRNAVDRVFLPPPPEPDGPETAP, encoded by the coding sequence ATGGCCGGACACATCCAAGACCGCTGGTTCAAGGTCGAGCCCGGCCCGGACGGCAAGCCCGTCAAGGTCAAGAGCGACCGCTACGGCGTCGGTCTCCGCTATCGCGCCCGCTACATCGGGCCGGACGGATCCGAGAAGTCCAAGAGCTTTCCGGACCGGCAGAAGCGGCTCGCGGAGCAATGGCTGATCGACATTGCTTCGGACATGTCGCGTGGCAACTACGTCGATCCTCGCGCCGCTCGGATCACCTTCAAGAAGTACGCCGAGAAGTGGCTCACGGCGCATACCGCTGACGTGTCGAGCCAGATCGTCACGGAGCAGCGGCTTCGACTGCACGCGTTCCCGGTGATCGGGACACGCCCGCTGGACTCGTTCCGCCCCGAGCACATCCGCCAGCTCACCAGCGCCCTGGAGGCCAACCCGGCAGTGAGCGGCGCCTACGCGCGCAACATCTACGGCGACGTTCGTGCCGTGCTGAGCGCAGCCGTGGACGACGGTCTCCTCTCCCGGAACCCGTGCTCTGCGAAGTCCGTCCGCCCGCCGACTGCTGAGCGACGGCGCGTCGTTCCATGGCTGCCCACGCAGGTGCAGGCCGTTCGCGCAGCGCTCCCCCAGCGCTACCGGACCATGGTGGACACGGGCGCCGGGTGCGGCCTCCGCCAGGGCGAGATCGTCGGGCTTGCTGAAGAAGCGATCGACTTCGAGGGCGGCACCCTTCGCGTGGTCCGTCAGGTGAAGCTCATCCGGGGCAAGGCCGTGTTCGCCCCGCCGAAGTGCGGCAAGGAGCGAGACGTCCCGCTGCCTTCGTACGTCGCTGAGGCGCTGCGCATCCACATGGACACCTTCAAGCCGGTTGAGATCACGCTTCCGTGGCGGAAGCCGGACGGCCCGAAAGTGACGGCCCGTCTCCTGTTCACGAACTCCGCGGGCGGGATCGTGTGGCGCAGCAACTTCAACGTGCAGGACTGGAAGCCCGCTCTCGCGCTCGCTGGCCTCATCCCGCACGCCGGGCCCGACGGCAAGTACGAGTCGGCACGCGAGCACGGCATGCACGCGTTGAGGCACTTCTACGCGTCCGTCCTCCTGGACGCCGGGGAGAGCATCAAGGCCGTAAGCCAGTACCTCGGACACACCGACCCGGCGCTGACGCTGCGGGTGTACGCCCACCTGATGCCGTCGAGCCAGGAGCGGACCAGGAACGCCGTGGACCGGGTGTTCCTGCCACCGCCTCCCGAGCCTGACGGCCCAGAGACGGCCCCATAA
- a CDS encoding helix-turn-helix transcriptional regulator: MQHALPDRYMTPVDVAELLGVSVETVYQWRRKRTGPKGFRVGRHLRFDPADVRAWVGSLMEGAAA; encoded by the coding sequence ATGCAGCACGCCTTGCCCGACCGCTACATGACCCCTGTTGACGTCGCCGAACTCCTGGGCGTCTCGGTCGAGACCGTCTACCAGTGGCGGCGCAAGCGCACGGGTCCGAAGGGATTCCGCGTCGGCCGGCACCTTCGTTTCGACCCCGCCGACGTCCGCGCCTGGGTCGGTTCCCTCATGGAAGGAGCCGCCGCCTGA
- the tsf gene encoding translation elongation factor Ts, producing MANYTAADVKKLRELTGAGMMDCKKALDEADGNVDKAVEALRIKGQKGVAKREGRSAENGAVVSLIADDNTSGVIVELKCETDFVAKGEKFQAVANELAAHVAKTNPADIQALLASEIEAGKTVQAFVDEANANLGEKIVLDRFAQFSGAFVTAYMHRTMPDLPPQIGVLVELDKADAALAKGVAQHIAAFAPKYLSREDVPAEVVESERRVAEETTRAEGKPEAALPKIVEGRVNGFFKEATLLGQPYALDNKKSVEKVLQEAGVTLKRFARIKVGI from the coding sequence ATGGCGAACTACACCGCCGCTGACGTCAAGAAGCTCCGTGAGCTCACGGGCGCCGGCATGATGGACTGCAAGAAGGCGCTCGACGAGGCCGACGGCAACGTCGACAAGGCCGTCGAGGCTCTGCGCATCAAGGGCCAGAAGGGCGTCGCCAAGCGCGAGGGCCGCTCCGCCGAGAACGGTGCCGTCGTCTCCCTCATCGCCGACGACAACACCTCCGGTGTCATCGTCGAGCTGAAGTGCGAGACGGACTTCGTCGCCAAGGGCGAGAAGTTCCAGGCCGTCGCGAACGAGCTGGCCGCGCACGTCGCCAAGACGAACCCCGCGGACATCCAGGCCCTGCTCGCCTCCGAGATCGAGGCCGGCAAGACCGTCCAGGCCTTCGTCGACGAGGCCAACGCCAACCTCGGCGAGAAGATCGTCCTGGACCGCTTCGCGCAGTTCTCCGGCGCCTTCGTCACCGCCTACATGCACCGCACCATGCCCGACCTGCCCCCGCAGATCGGTGTTCTGGTCGAGCTGGACAAGGCCGACGCCGCGCTCGCCAAGGGTGTCGCGCAGCACATCGCCGCCTTCGCGCCGAAGTACCTCTCCCGCGAGGACGTCCCGGCCGAGGTCGTCGAGTCGGAGCGTCGCGTCGCCGAGGAGACCACGCGCGCCGAGGGCAAGCCCGAGGCCGCCCTCCCGAAGATCGTCGAGGGTCGCGTCAACGGCTTCTTCAAGGAGGCCACGCTGCTCGGTCAGCCGTACGCCCTCGACAACAAGAAGTCCGTCGAGAAGGTCCTCCAGGAGGCCGGTGTCACCCTGAAGCGCTTCGCGCGCATCAAGGTCGGCATCTGA